Proteins co-encoded in one Archangium lipolyticum genomic window:
- a CDS encoding M16 family metallopeptidase has product MAQRYTLPNGLTVVFEEQHAARVAAFQVWVKAGSADERPDQAGLAHLHEHMLFKGTARRGPGEIARDVEAHGGEINAWTSFDQTVYHIVIASQFARMGLDILGDAIRSSAFDADELAREIEVVCEEIKRSQDTPARRASRDLFSTAYQMHPYRLPVIGTAESVRSFDRNKVLEFYRRHYTPRNLVLSAAGDFTEAELRRWVEDIFGGDWGRPYEGGVVRAREPEVARRRVMLRPDEVKEAYLNLAFLIPQADHPDVPALDALAMLAGQGDASRLVLEVKRKRSLVNDVHAYAYTPRDPGLFATSLTLPPAKLPQALEETVRVLAAMRTGLVPADELATVKALIEAESVYQRETVQGLARKMGHYQSSMGDLEAEARYYEAIARLTPERIREVAERYLRFDQTIVTGLMPQGASFGAEQAEEILDRVSRETPAAPPERRAPRASATEPAPRMGRTSPASPGKVVQERLPSGARILVREERAVPLFAMRAAFPGGLRYETPETNGLTTLLGRSITRGTPSHDAEEISHLIDSFAGSLSGQGGRNSVGLRGEFLSRHFQAAFRLFADCLLNPSFPEAEVTRERALLLQDILTREDKPSGLVFDLFGRTLFRSHPYRLSPLGEQSSVERLGPDALRAYHAAHMDPSQLILSVVGDVRVDEVLALAHEAFGTSRGRAVPPPRIQLEPPPESSRSDKRVLARAQTHLVLGFQGLRVGDGRRHALEVLSTLLSGQGGRLFVELRDKRSMAYSVSSFSMEGVDPGYFAVYMGTSPEKVEAALAGIREELARVRDEPIPEAELARAKQHLIGTHEIGLQRNGARAAMLALDACYDLGLENFLHYADRVAAVTAEDVRTVARQLIDFERGALAIVGP; this is encoded by the coding sequence ATGGCTCAGCGCTACACACTTCCCAACGGACTCACCGTCGTCTTCGAGGAGCAGCACGCGGCCCGGGTGGCCGCCTTCCAGGTGTGGGTCAAGGCCGGCAGCGCCGACGAGCGCCCCGACCAGGCCGGGCTCGCGCACCTGCACGAGCACATGCTCTTCAAGGGCACCGCCCGCCGGGGCCCCGGGGAGATCGCCCGCGACGTGGAGGCCCACGGCGGGGAGATCAACGCCTGGACGTCCTTCGACCAGACGGTCTACCACATCGTCATCGCCAGCCAGTTCGCCCGCATGGGGCTGGACATCCTCGGCGACGCCATCCGCTCCTCCGCCTTCGACGCCGACGAGCTGGCGCGCGAAATCGAGGTGGTGTGCGAGGAGATCAAACGCAGCCAGGACACCCCGGCCCGGCGCGCCTCGAGGGATCTCTTCTCCACCGCCTACCAGATGCACCCCTACCGCCTCCCCGTCATCGGCACCGCGGAGAGCGTGCGCAGCTTCGACCGGAACAAGGTGCTCGAGTTCTACCGGCGGCACTACACCCCGCGGAACCTGGTGCTGTCCGCCGCGGGTGACTTCACCGAGGCGGAGCTGCGCCGGTGGGTGGAGGACATCTTCGGCGGAGACTGGGGCCGGCCCTACGAGGGCGGCGTGGTCCGTGCGCGCGAGCCCGAGGTGGCCCGCCGCCGCGTGATGCTGCGTCCGGACGAGGTGAAGGAGGCCTACCTCAACCTCGCCTTCCTCATTCCCCAGGCGGACCACCCGGACGTGCCCGCGCTGGACGCACTGGCCATGCTCGCCGGCCAGGGGGACGCCTCGCGGCTGGTGCTGGAGGTGAAGCGCAAGCGCAGCCTCGTCAACGACGTCCACGCGTACGCCTACACGCCGAGGGATCCGGGCCTCTTCGCCACCAGCCTCACGCTGCCACCCGCGAAGCTGCCGCAGGCGCTCGAGGAGACGGTGCGGGTGCTGGCCGCCATGCGCACGGGCCTGGTGCCCGCGGACGAGCTGGCCACCGTGAAGGCCCTCATCGAGGCCGAGTCCGTCTACCAGCGCGAGACGGTGCAGGGCCTGGCGCGCAAGATGGGCCACTACCAGTCCTCCATGGGGGACCTGGAGGCGGAGGCGCGCTACTACGAGGCCATCGCCCGGCTCACCCCCGAGCGCATCCGCGAGGTGGCCGAGCGCTACCTGCGCTTCGACCAGACCATCGTCACCGGACTGATGCCCCAGGGCGCTTCCTTCGGCGCGGAGCAGGCCGAGGAGATATTGGACCGGGTGTCGCGCGAGACGCCCGCCGCCCCGCCCGAGCGCCGGGCCCCCAGGGCCTCCGCCACCGAGCCCGCGCCGCGCATGGGCCGCACCTCGCCGGCCTCTCCGGGCAAGGTGGTGCAGGAGCGGCTGCCCTCGGGAGCGCGCATCCTCGTGCGCGAGGAGCGGGCCGTCCCCCTCTTCGCCATGCGCGCCGCCTTCCCTGGCGGCCTGCGCTACGAGACGCCGGAGACCAACGGCCTCACCACGCTGCTCGGCCGCAGCATCACCCGGGGCACGCCCTCGCACGACGCGGAGGAGATCTCCCACCTCATCGACAGCTTCGCCGGCTCGCTCTCGGGCCAGGGCGGACGCAACTCGGTGGGCCTGCGCGGCGAGTTCCTCTCCCGCCACTTCCAGGCGGCCTTCCGTCTCTTCGCGGACTGCCTCCTGAACCCCAGCTTCCCCGAGGCCGAGGTGACGCGTGAGCGTGCCCTGCTGCTGCAGGACATCCTCACCCGCGAGGACAAACCCAGTGGCCTGGTGTTCGACCTCTTCGGCCGGACCCTCTTCCGCTCGCACCCGTACCGGCTGTCTCCGCTCGGCGAGCAGTCCTCGGTGGAGAGGCTGGGGCCGGACGCGCTGCGCGCCTACCACGCAGCGCACATGGATCCCTCGCAGCTCATCCTGAGCGTGGTGGGCGACGTGAGGGTGGACGAGGTGCTCGCCCTCGCGCACGAGGCCTTTGGCACGTCCCGCGGCCGTGCGGTGCCTCCGCCACGAATCCAGCTCGAGCCGCCCCCCGAGTCCTCGCGCTCGGACAAGCGGGTGCTGGCGCGCGCGCAGACGCACCTCGTACTGGGCTTCCAGGGCCTGCGGGTGGGCGACGGCCGGCGGCACGCGCTGGAGGTGCTCTCCACGCTGTTGAGCGGCCAGGGCGGGCGCCTCTTCGTGGAGCTGCGCGACAAGCGCTCCATGGCCTACAGCGTCAGCAGCTTCTCCATGGAGGGCGTGGACCCCGGCTACTTCGCCGTCTACATGGGCACCAGCCCCGAGAAGGTGGAGGCCGCGCTCGCCGGCATCCGCGAGGAGCTGGCCCGCGTGCGCGACGAGCCCATCCCCGAGGCAGAGCTCGCCCGCGCCAAACAGCACCTCATCGGCACCCATGAGATCGGCCTGCAGCGCAACGGCGCGCGCGCGGCGATGCTCGCGCTGGACGCGTGCTACGACCTGGGCCTGGAGAACTTCCTCCACTACGCGGACCGCGTGGCGGCGGTGACGGCCGAGGACGTGCGCACGGTGGCCCGCCAGCTCATCGACTTCGAGCGCGGCGCGCTCGCCATCGTCGGACCCTGA
- a CDS encoding coiled-coil domain-containing protein → MDPLAELRESLVEEVAGSSDSTAARPQAPSVPPPLPPRKASPATPAAFRPAMSLPSVQGTSRSAEPPAATARPVGTADPFSEPPEPRMPLGSAPEEKLEHFRAVVKQKTETLTRARALYEEREAELQALRVSEATLRRQLMEAREQLAGVKELPAKLEQASAALARESARTAAAEAKVAELEGELQLVEEDRKDLSRSLAEVEAELSRVTSELQHERSSRGSIAEELVGAKEALSLAQDRVAELAAERAEMQGALEAVREQYQANLAELERTGEELRERELADEERAGGAERVAELEAEVASLREALAASEAEVVQLRDRMEADASALGEAAEQAETQVAALRAEFEAAEADRKDLSRSLADVEAELARVQAQAKEEAEYTAAAQSRVVELEAELKTLESDRQDLSRALADVEAELGRAREQAEQRDASEAEEELEVEELDAERRAQEAEEQVLRLRQRVTMLEGALEASRGKNPAPEAEALVRESSEATAGLVAERDQLKEDVAAMKRKLMAAETALETAASYKMKLARLEAQLAQLRGAK, encoded by the coding sequence ATGGATCCGCTCGCGGAGCTGCGTGAAAGCCTGGTGGAGGAGGTGGCCGGGTCCTCGGACTCCACGGCCGCGCGTCCTCAGGCCCCGTCCGTGCCTCCTCCATTGCCGCCGCGCAAGGCCTCGCCCGCCACCCCGGCCGCCTTCAGACCCGCCATGTCCCTGCCGTCCGTGCAGGGGACCTCTCGGAGCGCCGAGCCCCCGGCCGCCACGGCGCGTCCGGTGGGGACGGCGGACCCCTTCTCCGAGCCGCCCGAGCCGCGCATGCCCCTGGGCAGCGCGCCGGAGGAGAAGCTCGAGCACTTCCGCGCGGTGGTGAAGCAGAAGACGGAGACGCTGACCCGCGCCCGGGCCCTGTACGAGGAGCGCGAGGCCGAGCTCCAGGCCCTGCGCGTCTCCGAGGCCACGCTGCGCAGGCAGCTGATGGAGGCGCGGGAGCAGCTCGCGGGGGTGAAGGAGCTGCCCGCGAAGCTGGAGCAGGCCTCGGCGGCGCTGGCTCGCGAGTCGGCGCGCACGGCGGCGGCCGAGGCGAAGGTGGCGGAGCTCGAGGGCGAGCTGCAGTTGGTGGAGGAGGACCGCAAGGACCTGTCGCGCTCGCTGGCCGAGGTGGAGGCGGAGCTGTCGCGCGTCACCAGCGAGCTGCAACACGAGCGGAGCTCGCGCGGCTCCATCGCCGAGGAGCTGGTGGGGGCGAAGGAGGCCCTGTCGCTGGCGCAGGACCGGGTGGCGGAGCTGGCCGCCGAGCGCGCCGAGATGCAGGGGGCGCTGGAGGCCGTCCGCGAGCAGTACCAGGCGAACCTGGCCGAGCTGGAGCGCACCGGCGAGGAGCTGCGGGAGCGGGAGCTCGCCGACGAGGAGCGGGCGGGCGGGGCGGAGCGGGTGGCCGAGCTGGAGGCGGAGGTCGCGTCGCTGAGGGAGGCCCTGGCGGCGAGCGAGGCCGAGGTGGTGCAGCTGCGCGACCGGATGGAGGCGGACGCGTCCGCGCTGGGCGAGGCGGCGGAGCAGGCCGAGACACAGGTGGCGGCGCTGCGGGCCGAGTTCGAGGCGGCGGAGGCGGATCGCAAGGATCTCTCCCGGTCGCTGGCGGACGTGGAGGCGGAGCTGGCGCGCGTGCAGGCCCAGGCGAAGGAGGAGGCGGAGTACACGGCGGCGGCCCAGTCCCGGGTGGTCGAGCTGGAGGCCGAGCTGAAGACGCTGGAATCGGACCGGCAGGATCTCTCCCGGGCGCTGGCGGACGTGGAGGCGGAGCTGGGCCGGGCGCGGGAGCAGGCGGAGCAGCGGGACGCGAGCGAGGCGGAGGAGGAGCTGGAGGTGGAGGAGCTGGACGCCGAGCGCCGGGCCCAGGAGGCCGAGGAGCAGGTGCTGCGGTTGCGGCAGCGGGTGACGATGCTGGAGGGCGCGCTGGAGGCCTCGCGAGGCAAGAACCCGGCGCCGGAGGCGGAGGCCCTGGTACGCGAGTCGTCCGAGGCGACCGCCGGGCTGGTGGCCGAGCGCGATCAGCTCAAGGAGGACGTGGCGGCGATGAAGCGCAAGCTGATGGCGGCGGAGACGGCCCTGGAGACGGCGGCCAGCTACAAGATGAAGCTGGCGCGGTTGGAGGCGCAGCTCGCGCAACTGCGCGGGGCGAAGTAG
- the hemW gene encoding radical SAM family heme chaperone HemW, whose protein sequence is MDFAGPIDPLTGTPAARFGLYVHFPYCLAKCPYCDFAVAVVRQVPEERYARAVLAELDARLEAEPSLRGRTLESIFLGGGTPSIWHPRWVAHVLEGVAARLTVAPGAEISLEANPSVADAERFAGYRSAGVNRLSLGVQSFQDETLKALGREHTGTQAVAAYETARRAGFDVVSMDFIYGVHGQTRAQAQADARQAAALEPEHLSTYALTVERESLAVATPLSRQLDKGELALPPDEEVVEMTKAIHDAYAAHGLRRYEISNHARPGFHSRHNALYWTGGEYLALGVGATGMLLTSRPGERPAGYRYVDLRGSDAYMRAAEEGKLPESSREELSPQELFEERLAMGLRLRSGVDWEAVCALYGQDPAPRRAEVARLVQHGLARLEGRRLVLTDAGADVHSAISARLL, encoded by the coding sequence ATGGACTTCGCGGGCCCCATCGATCCTCTCACCGGGACACCGGCGGCGCGCTTCGGGCTGTACGTGCACTTCCCGTACTGTCTGGCGAAGTGCCCGTACTGCGACTTCGCGGTGGCGGTGGTGCGGCAGGTCCCGGAGGAGCGCTACGCGCGCGCGGTGCTGGCGGAGCTGGACGCGCGGCTGGAGGCGGAGCCCTCGCTGCGCGGACGGACGTTGGAGTCCATCTTCCTCGGAGGCGGCACGCCATCCATCTGGCACCCTCGCTGGGTGGCGCACGTGCTGGAGGGCGTGGCGGCGCGGCTGACGGTGGCGCCGGGCGCGGAGATCTCCCTGGAGGCCAACCCGAGTGTCGCGGACGCCGAGCGCTTCGCGGGCTACCGGTCGGCCGGAGTCAACCGGCTCTCGCTGGGCGTGCAGTCCTTCCAGGACGAGACGCTGAAGGCGCTGGGGCGCGAGCACACCGGCACGCAGGCGGTGGCGGCATACGAGACGGCACGGCGGGCGGGCTTCGACGTGGTGTCCATGGACTTCATCTATGGCGTGCATGGACAGACGCGGGCGCAGGCGCAGGCGGACGCGCGTCAGGCCGCGGCACTGGAGCCCGAGCACCTGTCCACCTACGCGCTGACGGTGGAGCGCGAGTCGCTGGCGGTGGCCACGCCCCTGTCGAGGCAGCTCGACAAGGGGGAGCTGGCGCTGCCTCCGGACGAGGAGGTGGTGGAGATGACGAAGGCCATCCACGACGCCTACGCCGCGCACGGGCTGCGTCGCTATGAGATCTCCAACCACGCGCGTCCGGGGTTCCACTCACGGCACAACGCGCTCTACTGGACGGGGGGCGAGTACCTCGCGCTGGGCGTGGGAGCCACGGGGATGCTGCTCACGTCCAGGCCGGGTGAGCGGCCCGCGGGTTACCGCTACGTGGACCTGCGTGGCTCGGATGCGTACATGCGGGCGGCGGAGGAGGGGAAGCTTCCGGAGTCCAGTCGCGAGGAGCTGAGCCCCCAGGAGCTCTTCGAGGAGCGGCTGGCCATGGGGCTGCGGCTGCGCTCCGGGGTGGACTGGGAGGCGGTGTGCGCGCTCTACGGTCAGGACCCGGCGCCGCGCCGGGCGGAGGTGGCGCGGCTGGTCCAGCACGGGCTGGCGAGGCTCGAGGGCCGGCGCCTCGTGCTCACCGACGCGGGCGCGGACGTGCACAGCGCCATCAGCGCGCGGCTCTTGTAA
- a CDS encoding cupin domain-containing protein gives MDNLFALPNPLPEEETFEPLLPDRGVLIERIVSTGQASPPGHWYDQARDEWVVLLQGRAKLAWEDGRTRELGPGDYAFLPAHERHRVEWTSREPPCIWLAVHGDLRGVRG, from the coding sequence ATGGACAACCTGTTCGCGCTTCCGAATCCGTTGCCAGAGGAGGAGACGTTCGAGCCGCTCCTGCCGGACAGGGGCGTCCTCATCGAGCGCATCGTCTCCACGGGACAGGCTTCACCTCCCGGCCACTGGTACGACCAGGCGCGGGACGAGTGGGTCGTCCTCCTTCAGGGGCGCGCGAAGCTCGCCTGGGAGGACGGCCGGACCCGCGAGCTCGGTCCGGGCGATTACGCCTTCCTCCCCGCCCATGAACGGCACCGCGTGGAGTGGACCTCCCGCGAGCCTCCGTGCATCTGGCTCGCCGTGCACGGAGACTTGCGCGGCGTCAGGGGCTGA
- a CDS encoding metallophosphoesterase — protein MSCPPPAPRRLLVPLLVPLLLAAAPSAPATPAPPHLEDAVPDTFSGVERVVAVGDVHGDVDALKEALRLAGLLDDKGRWSGGKTHLVQTGDIPDRGEKTREAFELLMRLEGEALAAGGRVHALLGNHEVMNMLGDLRYVSPGELASFADQATGPETSGSPRGFDGHRAAYGPTGRYGQWLRRHPAVVRIDDTLFVHGGVSPQVPAKTLAELNRWVRQDLFPGNPPGGAANPQGPLWFRGYALGEEQGAGLALDEVLKRFGAKRMVMGHTTDRDGKVRTRFGGKAVFIDTGLSTGYGRHVSALEIRGGKVTALYREGRVELVTPVPPPLPRAPKQTAPPPRGQVSP, from the coding sequence GTGTCCTGTCCCCCTCCCGCTCCCCGTCGACTCCTGGTTCCCTTGCTCGTCCCGCTGCTGCTGGCGGCGGCGCCCTCCGCGCCGGCCACTCCGGCTCCACCCCATCTGGAGGACGCGGTCCCCGACACCTTCTCCGGCGTGGAGCGTGTGGTGGCGGTGGGGGACGTGCACGGCGACGTGGACGCGCTGAAGGAAGCGCTGCGGCTGGCGGGCCTGCTCGATGACAAGGGGCGCTGGAGTGGCGGCAAGACGCACCTGGTGCAGACGGGGGACATCCCGGATCGCGGGGAGAAGACCCGCGAGGCCTTCGAGCTGCTGATGCGGCTGGAGGGCGAGGCGCTCGCGGCGGGCGGCCGGGTGCACGCGCTGCTGGGCAACCACGAGGTGATGAACATGCTCGGGGACCTGCGCTACGTCTCCCCGGGCGAGCTGGCCTCGTTCGCGGACCAGGCCACCGGGCCGGAGACGTCCGGCTCGCCGCGCGGGTTCGACGGGCATCGCGCGGCGTACGGGCCGACCGGACGCTACGGCCAGTGGCTGCGCCGGCACCCGGCGGTGGTGCGCATCGACGACACGCTCTTCGTGCACGGTGGAGTCTCGCCGCAGGTCCCCGCGAAGACCCTGGCCGAGCTCAACCGCTGGGTGCGGCAAGATCTGTTCCCCGGCAATCCGCCTGGCGGCGCGGCGAATCCGCAGGGGCCGCTGTGGTTCCGCGGCTACGCGCTGGGCGAGGAGCAGGGCGCGGGGCTCGCGCTCGACGAGGTGCTGAAGCGGTTCGGCGCGAAGCGGATGGTGATGGGGCACACCACCGACCGCGATGGGAAGGTCCGTACCCGCTTCGGAGGCAAGGCGGTGTTCATCGACACCGGCCTGAGCACCGGCTACGGCCGCCACGTCTCCGCGCTGGAGATTCGCGGAGGCAAGGTCACCGCCCTCTACCGTGAGGGACGCGTGGAGCTGGTGACGCCCGTTCCGCCCCCACTCCCGCGCGCTCCCAAGCAGACCGCCCCTCCCCCACGCGGGCAGGTCAGCCCCTGA